The proteins below are encoded in one region of Solenopsis invicta isolate M01_SB chromosome 8, UNIL_Sinv_3.0, whole genome shotgun sequence:
- the LOC105198144 gene encoding zinc finger protein 385B isoform X1: protein MMIEKMAVPTENVMNTNLDDPVTKAVVDNIMGNLPTKKPLVRCDDCDLSFTSQAVLDTHLQGARHAKQVRSKNIMATLEETKISFTKDEETNGLKCNVCNVCLNSIQQLQTHLNGSRHKKKLMRGEWDGKEVVIQGPSLKSTASAQQSVPAKKPLLTCEICNKFFNSPSQYSVHMNSEKHADKVKRSKDPYKGFPYPYRKKTKRNITFKEHIPSLSNSFVSGNFTYQQ, encoded by the exons ATGATG attgaaaaaatgGCTGTGCCAACGGAGAACGTCATGAATACGAATCTCGATGATCCTGTAACGAAGGCAGTGGTCGATAATATAATGGGTAACCTACCCACAAAGAAGCCTCTCGTTCGATGTGATGACTGTGACCTTTCCTTCACGAGCCAAGCAGTATTAGATACTCACTTACAAGGTGCACGTCATGCTAAACAG gTAAGATCTAAGAATATAATGGCAACTCTTGAGGAAACAAAGATCTCATTTACCAAGGATGAAGAGACAAATGGCCTCAAATGCAATGTATGTAACGTGTGCCTGAACTCTATTCAGCAGTTACAGACACATCTCAATG GGAGCcgccataaaaagaaattaatgagAG GTGAATGGGATGGCAAAGAGGTTGTCATCCAAGGTCCATCACTGAAATCAACTGCTAGTGCGCAACAATCTGTTCCTGCAAAAAAGCCTTTACTTACCTGCGAAATATGTAACAAGTTCTTCAACTCTCCATCTCAATACAGTGTg CATATGAATTCGGAGAAACATGCTGATAAAGTGAAGAGATCTAAGGATCCATATAAAGGATTTCCATATCCGtatcggaaaaaaacaaaacgaAATATCACTTTCAAGGAGCATATACCATCTTTATCAAACAGCTTTGTATCAGGCAATTTTACATATCAGCAATAA
- the LOC105198144 gene encoding zinc finger protein 385B isoform X2, which yields MAVPTENVMNTNLDDPVTKAVVDNIMGNLPTKKPLVRCDDCDLSFTSQAVLDTHLQGARHAKQVRSKNIMATLEETKISFTKDEETNGLKCNVCNVCLNSIQQLQTHLNGSRHKKKLMRGEWDGKEVVIQGPSLKSTASAQQSVPAKKPLLTCEICNKFFNSPSQYSVHMNSEKHADKVKRSKDPYKGFPYPYRKKTKRNITFKEHIPSLSNSFVSGNFTYQQ from the exons atgGCTGTGCCAACGGAGAACGTCATGAATACGAATCTCGATGATCCTGTAACGAAGGCAGTGGTCGATAATATAATGGGTAACCTACCCACAAAGAAGCCTCTCGTTCGATGTGATGACTGTGACCTTTCCTTCACGAGCCAAGCAGTATTAGATACTCACTTACAAGGTGCACGTCATGCTAAACAG gTAAGATCTAAGAATATAATGGCAACTCTTGAGGAAACAAAGATCTCATTTACCAAGGATGAAGAGACAAATGGCCTCAAATGCAATGTATGTAACGTGTGCCTGAACTCTATTCAGCAGTTACAGACACATCTCAATG GGAGCcgccataaaaagaaattaatgagAG GTGAATGGGATGGCAAAGAGGTTGTCATCCAAGGTCCATCACTGAAATCAACTGCTAGTGCGCAACAATCTGTTCCTGCAAAAAAGCCTTTACTTACCTGCGAAATATGTAACAAGTTCTTCAACTCTCCATCTCAATACAGTGTg CATATGAATTCGGAGAAACATGCTGATAAAGTGAAGAGATCTAAGGATCCATATAAAGGATTTCCATATCCGtatcggaaaaaaacaaaacgaAATATCACTTTCAAGGAGCATATACCATCTTTATCAAACAGCTTTGTATCAGGCAATTTTACATATCAGCAATAA